One part of the Saprospiraceae bacterium genome encodes these proteins:
- a CDS encoding fibronectin type III domain-containing protein, producing the protein MRNLKLLLLSITTMFSFSCLVVDASKPITSLIPSQLIVCPTPKSVYASNITSSSADIRWKGTGPTDYEVRIRIKISEGVFGDWSPWASYSGSPINLHSFSGLDPNSFYHYNIKSVCGDENSATVSGWFVTE; encoded by the coding sequence ATGAGAAATTTAAAATTATTATTGCTTTCAATTACAACAATGTTTTCATTTTCTTGCCTTGTTGTCGATGCAAGTAAACCTATTACTTCATTAATTCCTTCTCAATTAATTGTTTGTCCAACTCCAAAATCTGTTTATGCTTCAAACATTACTTCAAGTTCTGCAGATATTCGTTGGAAAGGAACAGGCCCAACAGATTACGAAGTAAGAATTAGAATTAAAATATCAGAAGGAGTTTTCGGTGATTGGTCACCATGGGCTTCATACAGTGGAAGTCCTATCAATCTTCATTCATTCTCAGGACTAGATCCAAATAGTTTTTATCACTATAATATTAAAAGTGTTTGTGGAGATGAAAATTCTGCCACAGTTTCTGGATGGTTTGTAACTGAATAA
- a CDS encoding exonuclease domain-containing protein, with the protein MNYFIIDLEATCWGADNVQHKQEIIEIGACYINSYMEVEKTFSKIIKPVAQPILSVYCKQLTGITQVEIDKAKSFNFVMEQFLDWCDHTDEPISLYAWGAKDRQLFNADCEFHRIGMDWLREYFDLKSQFARIKGLPKPIGLDKALKLEEIDFEGGRHRALPDAINLSKLFVKYFEAWDT; encoded by the coding sequence ATGAATTATTTTATTATCGATCTGGAAGCAACATGTTGGGGTGCAGATAATGTTCAACATAAACAAGAAATTATTGAAATTGGAGCCTGTTATATTAATTCGTACATGGAAGTTGAAAAAACATTTTCCAAAATTATTAAACCTGTAGCGCAACCGATTTTATCCGTTTATTGTAAACAATTAACAGGCATAACACAAGTGGAAATAGACAAGGCAAAATCATTTAATTTTGTTATGGAACAGTTTTTAGATTGGTGTGATCATACAGATGAGCCCATATCTCTTTATGCATGGGGTGCTAAAGATCGTCAGTTGTTTAATGCGGATTGTGAATTTCATCGGATTGGTATGGATTGGCTTCGTGAATATTTTGATTTAAAATCGCAATTCGCAAGAATCAAAGGATTGCCAAAACCAATTGGCTTGGATAAGGCTTTAAAATTAGAAGAAATCGACTTTGAAGGTGGCAGACATCGGGCTTTACCAGATGCAATCAACTTATCAAAATTATTTGTAAAATATTTTGAAGCTTGGGATACCTAG
- the selD gene encoding selenide, water dikinase SelD has product MERETSKIRLTQFSHGAGCGCKIAPGILEDILKTTRHQIFPGLLVGYEHKDDAAVLDLGDGTAIISTTDFFMPIVDDPYDFGRIASVNAISDVYAMGGKPLLAIGILGWPIDKIAPEWAAKMIEGAKAVCAEAGIPLAGGHSIDCPEPIFGLAVTGKVNIEHLKKNSGAKPGDLIFLTKPLGVGILTTAEKKNILATEHQNLAKDSMLKLNVIGARLSKFTEVHAMTDVTGFGLCGHLLEMCEASEVDATIHYVKLDVLGDCVFDYIEKGAIPGGTHRNWKSYGHKISLGDDSWFIILADPQTSGGLLVAIDPKFANEFEEEIKMEGLDLKPIGEFTDMGSGDFRIQVV; this is encoded by the coding sequence TTGGAAAGGGAGACTAGCAAAATTCGATTAACACAATTTAGTCATGGTGCAGGCTGTGGTTGTAAGATTGCACCTGGGATTTTAGAAGATATTCTAAAAACAACACGACATCAAATATTTCCCGGATTATTAGTTGGATACGAACATAAGGATGATGCAGCAGTATTGGATTTGGGAGATGGAACTGCAATTATAAGCACTACTGATTTTTTTATGCCCATCGTAGATGATCCATATGATTTTGGCAGGATTGCTTCGGTGAATGCAATAAGTGACGTATATGCTATGGGCGGTAAACCATTATTGGCAATTGGAATACTTGGATGGCCTATTGATAAAATTGCTCCTGAATGGGCTGCAAAAATGATTGAAGGTGCTAAGGCGGTATGTGCGGAAGCAGGAATACCATTAGCAGGTGGACATTCTATTGATTGTCCGGAGCCTATATTTGGATTAGCAGTAACAGGCAAGGTTAATATCGAACATTTAAAGAAAAATTCCGGAGCTAAGCCAGGAGATTTAATTTTCTTAACAAAACCACTGGGCGTAGGAATATTGACGACTGCAGAGAAAAAGAATATTTTGGCTACAGAACATCAAAATCTGGCAAAGGATTCGATGCTTAAGTTAAATGTGATTGGTGCTCGTTTATCTAAGTTTACGGAAGTACATGCGATGACAGATGTAACTGGATTTGGCTTATGTGGACATTTATTAGAAATGTGTGAAGCCTCAGAAGTTGATGCCACTATACATTATGTTAAGTTGGATGTTTTAGGTGATTGTGTATTTGATTATATTGAAAAAGGAGCTATACCAGGTGGTACGCATCGCAATTGGAAAAGTTATGGTCACAAAATTTCTTTAGGAGACGATTCATGGTTTATAATTTTAGCAGATCCTCAGACCAGTGGAGGATTATTAGTTGCGATTGATCCAAAGTTTGCAAATGAATTTGAGGAGGAAATTAAAATGGAAGGATTGGATTTAAAACCGATAGGAGAATTTACCGATATGGGGTCTGGTGATTTTAGAATTCAGGTAGTATAA
- a CDS encoding transglutaminase domain-containing protein: MIQAALDTRAIPKPDGVRKTYYEDGGTWDIIKVILMADNKLGQYMCDFASQFEKSYAGLYDLWSFVHNNIRYVADRPGLEKVKDPRVTWKDGYGDCKSFSLFLASVLKCLGIKYRYRFAAYGRSEEPTHVYIVATLNNREVILDSVHDTFDEEVEFYKKWDRVTRIVHLHGVPMVNFKAKPTRTQRIADAPRQAAPSRNIIPAGLTEGALTLELLDDQIVILMRYYGDPDGILQKARNLIFRARRGSFHYDNTLPTGYVDSRLNDLIAQIQKASQNTRISGTNFKLSGIGTLEYNKPKLYPKNCKDLISNEYQKLLNEFNLLNSKVFKGGLTRSEEDRRFELLNFQNDLKKDLNECALSNEFAELTAKSFDKSAHHLLYEFITDANSATNIVATKSVLHKTGIATIGQLAHIDRSNIRLMCENGILRTNSGLKLPNEIGITPGDAIKVLKDAAIQNYSGPSIGEPISVVAVAIVKIIGALITAISAFSLLMQQMNESKRIQLQSKLPGAATPDFSADYKDFIESSSSSGLGSFSKYLPYALVGGAALFIVPSLLKSK, from the coding sequence ATGATCCAAGCGGCACTTGATACCCGGGCCATCCCAAAACCGGATGGAGTGCGCAAAACATATTATGAAGATGGTGGTACCTGGGATATCATAAAAGTCATACTGATGGCCGACAATAAACTTGGTCAATATATGTGTGATTTTGCTTCACAGTTTGAAAAATCATATGCAGGACTCTATGACCTCTGGTCATTTGTCCATAATAATATCCGGTACGTTGCCGACCGGCCAGGACTCGAGAAAGTAAAAGATCCTCGGGTAACATGGAAAGACGGTTACGGAGATTGCAAAAGTTTCAGTCTCTTCCTTGCTAGTGTCTTGAAATGCTTAGGTATAAAATACCGGTATCGATTTGCAGCTTATGGCCGCAGTGAAGAACCAACACACGTGTACATAGTCGCTACACTCAATAATAGAGAAGTGATTTTGGATAGTGTGCATGACACTTTTGATGAAGAGGTAGAGTTTTATAAAAAATGGGATCGCGTGACTAGAATTGTTCATTTACATGGTGTACCAATGGTTAACTTTAAAGCTAAACCAACACGTACACAACGTATTGCTGATGCACCTCGTCAGGCTGCACCTAGTCGTAATATTATTCCTGCAGGTCTTACAGAAGGCGCTCTTACACTTGAACTGCTAGATGATCAAATCGTAATATTAATGCGTTACTATGGAGATCCTGATGGTATCCTTCAAAAAGCTCGTAATTTAATATTCAGAGCGCGTCGTGGTTCATTTCATTACGATAATACACTACCTACCGGTTATGTTGATTCTCGTTTGAATGATTTGATTGCACAAATTCAAAAAGCTTCTCAAAATACCAGAATTAGTGGTACTAACTTTAAGCTTAGTGGTATTGGTACTTTGGAATATAATAAGCCTAAATTATATCCTAAAAATTGTAAGGATCTTATAAGCAATGAATATCAGAAGCTTCTGAATGAATTTAACCTACTAAATAGTAAAGTATTTAAAGGAGGTTTAACTCGTTCAGAAGAAGACAGAAGATTTGAATTATTAAACTTTCAAAATGATCTGAAAAAGGATCTTAATGAATGTGCTTTATCCAATGAGTTTGCTGAATTGACGGCAAAGAGTTTTGATAAATCTGCACATCATTTACTCTATGAATTTATTACAGATGCAAATTCTGCAACTAACATTGTTGCCACTAAATCTGTACTTCATAAAACAGGAATTGCTACCATTGGGCAGCTTGCTCATATCGATCGATCTAATATTCGCTTAATGTGCGAAAATGGAATATTAAGAACTAACTCAGGTTTGAAATTACCTAATGAGATTGGGATCACACCAGGTGATGCAATTAAAGTTTTAAAGGATGCTGCCATTCAAAATTATTCAGGACCAAGCATTGGAGAACCAATATCTGTGGTTGCGGTTGCAATTGTAAAAATTATCGGGGCCTTAATTACTGCAATCAGTGCTTTTTCATTACTGATGCAACAAATGAATGAAAGTAAAAGAATTCAATTACAATCCAAATTACCAGGAGCTGCTACACCGGATTTTTCAGCTGATTATAAAGATTTTATTGAATCATCAAGTAGCTCAGGCTTAGGAAGTTTTTCAAAGTATTTGCCATATGCACTTGTTGGGGGTGCTGCATTATTTATTGTACCATCATTATTAAAATCAAAATGA
- the mnmH gene encoding tRNA 2-selenouridine(34) synthase MnmH: MKLGIPSMAVIQTKISDLINKSSIPFIDVRSPGEFQKGHIPGAINLPLFSDLERAMVGTIYKQTGKQAAILKGLEFVGPRIKFLLEQAIDYSYQNNLILYCWRGGMRSASLAWLFSQAGLEISIVEGGYKAYRRLARTFYEESSIKFLVLSGRTGTGKTDLLNRLQILGEQIIDLEFIANHKGSAFGWIGQSVQRSNEQFENDLFQAIYGLDFNKIIWIENESRTIGRNFIPEELWNKIKSSPIINIERTIESRLEQLLFYYEIKNDNALKVSFEKIRKRLGHEWTQKAIEFIELQNYHEAAKIALRYYDTCYDYNLVESSSPQIFNIDFSDKSIQDITIDLLKFKQLHFGKGD; the protein is encoded by the coding sequence TTGAAGCTTGGGATACCTAGTATGGCTGTAATTCAAACTAAAATTAGTGATTTAATAAATAAAAGTTCGATACCATTTATCGATGTTCGGTCACCGGGTGAGTTTCAAAAAGGGCATATACCTGGGGCTATTAATCTTCCATTGTTTTCGGATTTGGAACGTGCAATGGTCGGTACCATCTATAAGCAAACAGGAAAGCAAGCTGCAATACTAAAGGGTCTTGAATTTGTAGGTCCAAGAATTAAATTTCTGCTTGAACAAGCAATTGATTATAGTTATCAAAATAATTTAATATTGTATTGCTGGCGTGGAGGCATGCGAAGTGCTAGTCTTGCCTGGTTATTTAGTCAAGCTGGTTTAGAAATTTCCATTGTAGAAGGGGGTTATAAAGCATATCGTAGATTGGCCAGGACTTTTTATGAGGAGTCTAGCATTAAATTTTTAGTTTTAAGTGGACGTACCGGCACAGGAAAAACAGATTTATTAAATCGATTGCAAATTTTAGGTGAGCAGATAATAGATTTAGAATTTATTGCAAATCACAAAGGATCTGCATTTGGATGGATAGGGCAGAGCGTGCAGCGTTCCAATGAACAATTTGAAAATGATTTATTTCAAGCAATTTATGGATTGGATTTTAATAAAATCATTTGGATAGAAAATGAGAGTAGAACTATTGGTCGAAATTTTATTCCGGAAGAATTATGGAATAAGATAAAATCATCTCCAATTATAAATATTGAAAGGACAATAGAAAGTAGATTGGAACAACTTTTGTTTTATTATGAAATTAAAAATGATAATGCTCTTAAAGTTTCCTTTGAAAAAATCAGAAAGCGATTAGGACATGAATGGACACAAAAGGCAATAGAATTTATAGAGCTACAGAATTATCATGAGGCTGCTAAAATTGCATTGCGATATTATGACACTTGTTATGATTATAATTTAGTTGAAAGTAGTAGTCCGCAAATTTTTAATATAGATTTTAGCGACAAATCAATACAGGATATAACCATCGATTTATTAAAATTTAAACAACTGCATTTTGGAAAGGGAGACTAG
- a CDS encoding JAB domain-containing protein, producing the protein MKIISTLQVVFFSILALPTLCYSGNKEHKNSIVMNYKTSLPELTFKYKRGDFEKATLKSSYEAADFFRKLYDADLIEYREEMILLLLNRANTTIGFIKISSGGLTGTVCDSRMVFAAALKSGATGIMLSHNHPSGNTKPSDADIKLTALINTGAKTLDINLLDHIIITQSSYYSFADEGLIK; encoded by the coding sequence ATGAAAATAATCTCCACCTTGCAGGTAGTATTTTTTTCTATTTTGGCCTTGCCAACGCTATGCTATTCAGGCAATAAAGAGCATAAAAACTCTATTGTTATGAATTACAAAACTTCATTACCAGAACTTACTTTTAAGTACAAACGAGGCGACTTTGAAAAAGCGACTCTTAAATCTTCTTATGAAGCTGCCGACTTCTTTAGAAAACTCTATGATGCTGATTTGATTGAGTATCGTGAAGAAATGATACTCTTGCTTCTTAATAGAGCGAATACTACAATTGGCTTTATTAAGATATCCTCCGGAGGCCTTACCGGCACTGTTTGTGATTCCAGAATGGTTTTCGCTGCAGCTTTAAAAAGTGGAGCTACCGGAATTATGCTTAGTCATAATCATCCATCTGGAAATACAAAACCATCTGATGCAGATATTAAATTAACTGCTTTAATAAATACAGGTGCTAAAACTCTTGATATCAATCTGCTTGATCATATTATCATTACTCAATCAAGCTATTATTCATTTGCAGATGAAGGCTTAATAAAATGA
- a CDS encoding 1-acyl-sn-glycerol-3-phosphate acyltransferase, which translates to MDFKNISTYQKFEHLESDLSKWPISKFTNTRKAFLKKLTKDVIGYFNTLPKDDMDQAIARTIYLEKQRVKSNPWNADPPNEMEYYRKIQNEYNENQLESDKYKANQDTLIRLIKRYGQEIIGHFNPKTFLTARKISDFVFHFLLYPFSWQSLINFKRMRRKNLESIKINGHCEEVRSLFKDHIIVLVPTHSSNLDSIMIGYTIDVALGMPAFAYGAGLNLFDSEFFAFFMNRLGAYKVDRRKKNVIYLQTLNSYSKLSILEGMNTIFFPGGTRSRSGEVETKVKLGLLGSLIQAQRSLIELGSEKKVVVVPVVLGYESVLEARSLVIQHLRTTGQEKYTARVFKDGFSAYLKFTKRILSNASRIVLTFGKPMDVFGNVFNEIGESIDSKAHVIRCADYFLTDGKLAVDSQREMIYTRELGEKIGLAYKKYNFILPAHLVAYVAFKLLSKMYAPMDVYSVVQVPEEEFAFPKQAFETLCLQVRTILFDKSQNNELIYPSELEGSIETIISIGIKSLGIFHINRILFIDDFGRMVSQDFLGLYFYANKMANLEIDELIDWASIQWEAERF; encoded by the coding sequence ATGGATTTCAAAAATATTTCAACATATCAAAAATTTGAACATTTAGAATCGGATTTAAGTAAATGGCCAATTTCTAAATTTACCAATACAAGAAAAGCATTTTTAAAAAAACTAACAAAAGATGTAATAGGATATTTTAATACACTCCCTAAAGACGATATGGATCAGGCTATTGCCAGAACAATCTATCTTGAAAAGCAACGTGTCAAATCAAATCCATGGAATGCGGATCCTCCAAATGAAATGGAGTATTACCGAAAAATCCAGAATGAGTATAATGAAAATCAATTAGAATCTGACAAATACAAAGCAAATCAGGATACATTAATCCGACTTATAAAAAGATATGGTCAGGAAATTATCGGACATTTTAATCCGAAAACATTTTTAACAGCTCGTAAAATAAGTGATTTTGTATTTCACTTTTTACTATATCCTTTTAGTTGGCAATCTTTAATTAATTTTAAAAGAATGCGGCGAAAAAACCTTGAATCTATTAAAATTAATGGGCATTGTGAGGAAGTTCGCAGTTTGTTTAAAGATCATATTATTGTTTTAGTCCCAACACATTCTAGTAATCTGGATTCCATAATGATTGGCTATACCATTGATGTAGCTTTAGGCATGCCAGCATTTGCTTATGGAGCCGGATTAAATTTGTTTGATTCAGAATTTTTTGCATTTTTCATGAATCGTTTAGGAGCCTATAAGGTAGATCGCCGGAAAAAGAATGTGATTTATTTGCAAACGCTCAATAGTTATTCAAAGCTTTCTATTCTGGAAGGTATGAATACTATATTTTTTCCCGGCGGAACCCGATCCAGATCCGGGGAAGTAGAAACTAAAGTCAAATTAGGACTTTTGGGTTCTTTAATCCAGGCTCAAAGAAGCTTAATTGAGCTCGGTAGTGAAAAGAAAGTGGTAGTCGTACCGGTGGTATTAGGCTATGAAAGTGTTTTAGAGGCACGGTCATTGGTCATCCAACATTTGCGTACGACGGGTCAAGAGAAATATACTGCCAGAGTATTTAAAGATGGGTTTTCAGCTTATTTAAAATTTACAAAACGAATTTTATCAAATGCTTCCAGGATTGTATTGACTTTTGGAAAGCCAATGGATGTTTTTGGAAATGTGTTTAATGAAATTGGAGAAAGTATAGATTCAAAAGCGCATGTTATTCGATGTGCTGATTATTTTCTTACCGATGGAAAGCTCGCTGTAGATTCTCAAAGAGAAATGATTTATACCAGAGAATTGGGTGAGAAAATTGGTCTGGCATATAAAAAATATAATTTTATTCTTCCAGCTCATTTAGTAGCTTATGTAGCCTTTAAATTGTTGTCAAAGATGTATGCTCCTATGGATGTATATAGCGTAGTTCAAGTGCCAGAAGAAGAATTTGCGTTTCCAAAGCAGGCATTCGAAACACTGTGTTTGCAAGTGCGCACAATTCTATTTGATAAATCTCAGAATAACGAATTAATTTATCCATCGGAATTGGAGGGATCCATCGAAACTATTATTTCAATTGGCATCAAATCATTAGGTATTTTTCATATAAATAGAATTTTGTTTATCGATGATTTTGGTCGAATGGTGAGTCAGGATTTTCTAGGTTTATATTTTTACGCAAATAAAATGGCGAACCTGGAAATTGATGAACTTATAGATTGGGCTTCAATTCAATGGGAAGCAGAGCGATTTTAA
- a CDS encoding ribonuclease H-like domain-containing protein, with protein MTLYLDAEWTLDQNIFLLGYAFADGRSGALYESRLNQKAFIALLKGVKYIIIYGPDIAYLEKHFGMELRNDYICINALKLFRQVLPGLSSYKLAYIEQLYAVGRQKRKYKTSVFTIWKDWFNLEKRKHVIIYNQEDVVNLRKLFQIICRRFDLTDEQILTCRLV; from the coding sequence ATGACCCTTTACCTTGATGCAGAATGGACACTTGATCAAAACATTTTTCTATTAGGATATGCTTTTGCAGATGGCAGATCTGGTGCATTGTACGAGTCTAGGCTAAACCAAAAAGCTTTTATCGCACTGTTGAAGGGAGTAAAATACATCATCATTTATGGACCAGACATTGCATATCTGGAAAAGCATTTTGGCATGGAGCTTCGCAATGATTATATCTGCATAAATGCACTCAAACTGTTTAGGCAGGTTTTACCAGGACTATCAAGTTATAAACTTGCTTACATCGAGCAACTTTATGCCGTCGGCCGGCAAAAGCGTAAATACAAAACCAGTGTATTCACCATTTGGAAAGACTGGTTTAATCTCGAAAAGCGCAAACATGTTATCATCTACAATCAAGAAGATGTTGTAAACCTTCGTAAACTCTTCCAGATCATCTGCAGGCGCTTTGATCTTACAGACGAGCAAATACTCACTTGCAGACTCGTTTAG